In Paenibacillus sp. BIC5C1, a genomic segment contains:
- a CDS encoding cysteine desulfurase, translating into MNPAIREQFPILHQEINGHPLVYLDNAATSQKPLAVIEAIKHYYEYENSNVHRGVHTLGSRATDAYEGAREKVAKFINARRTQEIIFTRGTTTALNLVASSYGRSVCKEGDEIVITQMEHHSNLIPWQQVAKETGATLKYIPLQPDGNIDLADVEKTITNNTKIVAIAYVSNVMGVVHPVKQIAEIAHRKGAVIVVDGAQSTPHMKVDVQDLDCDFYALSGHKMCGPTGIGALYGKKALLESMEPVEFGGEMIDDVGLYESNWKELPWKFEGGTPIIAGAVGLGAAIDFLEQIGMDEIAHHESVLAAYATERMAEIDGLTIYGPAKRHVGVVTFNLGDVHPHDVATVLDASGVAIRAGHHCCQPLMRWLEVSSTARASFYLYNNEQDVDRLVSALIQTKEYFGDAT; encoded by the coding sequence AACGCAGCGACTTCCCAGAAGCCGCTGGCTGTAATCGAAGCGATTAAACATTATTATGAATATGAGAACTCCAATGTGCATCGTGGTGTTCATACGCTTGGAAGCCGTGCAACGGATGCTTATGAAGGCGCACGTGAGAAGGTTGCCAAGTTTATCAACGCGCGGCGCACGCAGGAAATTATTTTCACCCGTGGGACAACGACCGCTCTGAATTTGGTGGCTTCGTCCTACGGACGCTCAGTTTGCAAAGAAGGCGACGAAATTGTTATTACGCAGATGGAACACCATAGCAATCTGATTCCATGGCAGCAGGTAGCTAAGGAAACGGGTGCGACATTAAAATACATTCCGCTCCAGCCGGATGGCAACATTGATTTGGCTGATGTGGAGAAGACGATTACGAACAATACCAAAATTGTAGCAATCGCGTATGTATCCAATGTTATGGGTGTTGTTCATCCAGTAAAACAAATCGCTGAAATTGCACACCGCAAAGGTGCTGTCATCGTTGTGGATGGCGCACAGAGCACACCGCACATGAAGGTGGATGTGCAGGATCTGGATTGTGATTTCTACGCATTATCCGGCCATAAAATGTGCGGACCAACCGGAATCGGTGCACTTTACGGCAAAAAGGCGCTGCTGGAGTCCATGGAGCCGGTTGAGTTCGGCGGTGAAATGATTGATGATGTGGGTCTCTATGAATCCAATTGGAAAGAGCTTCCTTGGAAATTTGAAGGCGGAACACCGATTATCGCAGGTGCGGTTGGATTGGGCGCTGCTATCGATTTCCTGGAGCAGATTGGCATGGATGAGATTGCTCATCATGAAAGTGTGCTGGCAGCTTATGCAACGGAACGTATGGCCGAGATTGACGGACTGACCATTTATGGCCCAGCCAAGCGTCATGTCGGAGTGGTTACATTTAACCTCGGTGATGTACACCCGCATGATGTGGCAACTGTGCTGGATGCGAGTGGCGTAGCCATTCGTGCCGGACACCACTGCTGCCAACCTCTGATGCGCTGGCTGGAAGTCAGTTCAACAGCTCGTGCCAGTTTCTATCTATACAATAATGAACAAGATGTGGACCGGCTTGTCAGCGCCTTAATCCAGACAAAGGAGTATTTTGGCGATGCAACTTGA